The following is a genomic window from Bombus fervidus isolate BK054 chromosome 15, iyBomFerv1, whole genome shotgun sequence.
TTGCTCGTTAAGGGAACACTTTGTGGAAGGCAAATAACGTATACATAAGAAGAAAATCAACAGTATGATCAGCAACGTCGGGATATTCACGTGCAATTTTTTCCTGATCATCATGAATAATTTCTTCGACGAAAGTTTTAGTGGTAGAAGCGTCACAGAATTCATTTGTAAATACGTTTATATTCACATTCCTAACCTCTCGAATACTACCTCCGTATGTGTAAATATATGACTTGATAATTCGACATTTTTTCAAATGCTCAGTCTTTAAATCAGTACCATCTATTACGTAAGCATTTCTTGTAAGGAATTcttatttccttttatattgacatttaaattttgtaagaaaAGTTCACGAACTCAACCGATGCAGAGAAGTCTAACTTTATTGACATGGAGAATTAAAGAAACCTAACTTTATTGACAAGAAGGATCTCAGAATCAGCTGTTGAATTTATTATCTAGAACGAATTATTCCCACTACTACCGCTgtcaaaaattttaaatataaaaaacagaTTTCTGATATAACTAATTCTAATAGAATTAAGTaaatcatatataaaatataaaatgacatttctttattattttcaaaaaattaatttaaatataaagcatttataaaaagtatattacTATTTATGGTATAAGTTTACTCAAGTATTTCTTATTACTGAACTAAATATCCACTTAATAAATAACCTCCAGTATCACTGGTTAAAATATCAGGATGTGTTCTATCTGGTAATACTTGATACGATCGcaggaaattggaaaaaagttttaaattaataacattttgctTTTGTTTCAATGTCATGTAAGTCTCCAGTAATGGTTCTCGATGCACGTGATATATTACAAATGGTCTAGATGGTCCTAGAAAAGGTAGAAGAGCTATAACAATGTTCAAAGGATGTTCTCTTGCTATGATGACCAATCCTCGAGCTTTAGACCCATTAACAAGATCCACTGCTTCTTGTGTTTTTGGTAACCACTTTGGTTTCTTTGCAGGAGTAAGTTTTGCAGATTTAcatttatcactttcatttcgtttgCGTTTTAAACTACCATTTGTGCTATGTTTAACATCTTCATCTAATTCATTGACAATATCTGAATTTGCCTCTTTCATATCTGTGCTATGCTTAGTCTTATCATTTGATTCATTGTTACctaaatttttctctttctcaccTATACTATGTTTGATCTCATCATTTGATTCATTGTCATCTAAATTTTTCTCTTCCATACCTATGCTATGCTTGATCTCAtcatttaattcattattatcTAATGTTTCCTCTTTCATAcctatttcttcttctacttGTGTAAGTTGTTTATTTATGTGATTCTCatcatttttactttttactttttttacctcatttatattatcattataagcttttttagaaattttatccaACACTGCACTTGCACCCTGGTAATACAGTCTCAAGAAACCGTAGATATTGACATTATGTAACCTGTCTGATTGTTCTTTAGGAAAATTCATAGCATTAATAAGTGCAACCTGAGGATCATTTCCAGGGTGCAAATTAATCAAATGTCCTTTTGTATTCGAACCAATTCTATTTAACATTGCAGCTGCTGGCAAACCGTATGATCCACTGTCATACAATATGTACAAACCATCTGATTGAACATCACTGTATGACAATAATTGTGCCAAAGAGTCCATTcttaaatttccaattttgttATGATCTAgcttaaaatatatatcgtgCAATAAATTTATACTGGGTTTCcatattgttatatatcgGAGATacttttgttccttttttttcagGTACTTTTCCTGAGAGTATTCAGTTCTCTCTAAGAAAGATTTATTGTTCTCAATTAAACTGCCCACTATTTCTTTACCGCTTTTGCCAGATTCTTGAAGCTGAAGTATTTGTTCCTTGGAAAGCTTCTGTGATGTACCGTCATCAATAATAGAACGATTGTCACTACCACTTGGTAGTTCACTTAGTAAATCATTCAATGACTCTGTTTCTACTACTTCTTTTAAAGAATATGTTCGCTTCCCTCCTTTTACTTGTACCATCTCAAAGGTAGTCCAAAATGgttttccaataatttcatGCATCTGTACTGCATCTTTCCCCAACATTAAAATACCATTCATAGTTActttataaatctttttaaagtttaacttttttattatcacATACTTTCCTACGGTAATTATATCGTCTTCATTTTCacacatatttattaatttaactgATCTCTCTCGAGATACACGTTTTCTCTAGATTTGATAACTCTGCTATAGGTTAGGAATGCtataattaatactttaatataaatttatgtaaattttatataatacatttcatgatattctatttttgtcaaattttataatttctgttttagaATGCTGGAAATACTTGAGATACAACTTGATCTAACCTAAATGCAGCGGTGTTAAATAACCAACATATCATTGATGACACATGCATCATCCGTCACTAGAGGTTATTAAAGTCACACtgagaagaaattattaataatttcattctttttctttattgtaCGTTTTATCAtgtattattgtaaaataagtaACCTTTAGTTTTAGTATACAACAAATTTTTTCCCTTTATAGTAgcttaatatatattattaattattaggtAAACAGAATGTTTCCTTATAAAGAGTTCCAAGCAGTTGTGCTTGCTGCTGGAGGAGGTTCCCGTATGACTGAGCTTACTCGAAGTCAATATAAATGTTTGTTGCCAATTGGGAATGTACCAATGCTCTGGTATCCTCTTCAATTATTAGAACGTGTTGGTTTTAAAGAAGCTATTGTTATTATATCTGAATATATGGAACGCAATGTTTCCTTAGCCCTAAGTGACTTGAATCTCAAAATTAAAACAGATATCGTTGCTGTAAAAAATGCAGAAGATTTGGGAACTGCAGATTCTATCAGACTTATTCACGAAAAAATTCACACAGATTTTTTGGTCATATCTTGTGACTTGATTACAGATGTGGACATATGTGAAATTTTGAATCTTTATAGAAAACATAATGCTAGTATCACAGCATTAATGTTGCCTGTTCCTAAAATACCAGATGGCTTTGTAACACCAGGCCCAAAAAACAAACAGAAGCCTGAAACTGATTTGATTGGCATTTGCAATGAGACTGGCCGATTAATTTTCTTGGCTTCAGCCTCAGACTTTGaggaaacaataaaaatttcacaaacATTCCTTCAGAAACATCCAAGTTTTACTATGCATTCGAAATTAATGGATTCTCATTTGTATGTCATTAACAAATGGGTTTTAAATTTCCTGGTACAGAATAAGTAAGTAGAATTTCACAAAAAAAGCTTTTAACaatctaatttataaattttcttaatgaattaacttttgctttttatagaaattttactaCACTGAAAGGTGAACTTCTTCCATATATTGTTaggaaacaattttcaaaaccTTCCAAACAATGTACAGATGATAAAAATGCTTCTGTAGTACAAATGAATTTAAAGGATGATATCTATCATTTCGCGATTGAGAAACCACTCGACGaattaatcagaaaaatgTCAGCATACAATGATCATGGCACTGATTTAGAAGATGCTTACCATGGTGATATAATACGATGTTATGCTCATATTGGTAATGGGAAATTTGGCTTGAGGACAAATACTATACAAATGTATCACCTTGCTAATACAAAGGTGAAAATGaacaacatttattttattttaattaatagttttcaacattaaattaatagcATCAATAGagatataagaatataatgtAGAATAGAATGTATTTTAGATATCAGAATGGTGGAATAACAATAATGATGGACAATCTCCTGTACCAATTATTGCTCCTACAGCAACGATACGTAGCACACAAATGCAAGATTGTTATGTAGACAATAATGCTCTTATCGAAGAAAAAACATCTCTTAAACACACTCATATTGGGCCAAATGTAACCATTGAATCAAAGACTAGAATATCACAGAGCGTTTTAATGGAATCTGCAAATGTCAAACAAcggtattatatttaaaataattaaactttatGTTCATAGAAGGAatacttataatttataaatcattTGTTGCAGATGCGTAATACAGAATTGCATATTAGGTAGTGGTTGTGTTATTGAAGAGGGTAGTGAATTGAAGGACTGTATAGTTGGTTACAAACATGTTGTACCATCTGGAAGTCAATATTCTCGCGACGTTCTTACTGATGCAAATGACCTGatagtaatttaattattcgcaaatatattaaatgcaatagtcatttaaataataaatatatttgtctttataaaattagtatattatcattaattcaaattaaccttatttcttaaaaagaaagtaaaataatataaatatgtatgcttttttaatataatatatattatagatccAAATTGTACCAAGTTAATAAATCAtacacaataaatatatagaaataaaaaaaacaacaaCAATTCGTGttgcataaaattaatattgaaatgaGAACCACTGTGTGTTTGAATCAAGGTCCGTGTGGGATTGGAATAGATAAACCTTCTTTCTTAGACTGTTCTTTCGTGCAAGATGGTAAGCGTATACTCGTATCTCTCAAATCTGAGTATTCTAAAGCGATcataaaagttattttcttGCAAAATATTGCAAgcctttttaaattatatttaaaaatattaaaaagtcaTAGTTTTGATGTAAATGTCTCGTATCAGTATGTTATTAATGTGAATAGACGATGATTGAGGTTATGTGACAAATGTTTGTGACTCGTCACCAGATTTCAAACCAATCTCTCGACTGAAATCTTGATTATTGCACTTATTgcaaatattgtattactttaaataaatttattgtagaGGTATAATTATGGTACGACaatttctgaaatatattaatatttttaagcatCAATTGAGGTTATGTTTATTAAAAGTTTATGAAACTTAATCCAAATGGCTAAATACTTTTAGTATTAGTATTTAATGATTTTGTAATtagcaattttattaatttttacagaCGAAAGGTACATCGAGCTTTGGTAAGCGGCGAAATAAGACACATACATTGTGCAGACGTTGTGGTCGTAGTTCGTACCACATCCAAAAATCACAATGTGCTCAGTGTGGATATCCTCAGAGAAAAATGCGATcatgtaatattttacttaatattcACAATCAATTCTAGTAGTTATATTTCAGAGTATTATTCATAAGTTGCCCAAAAAATTTTGAACTTTGTTATAGATAATTGGTCCATAAAAGCTAAAAGGAGAAAGACTACAGGGACTGGCCGTATGCGTTACTTAAAAATTGTCCGTCGTAAATTCAAGTaagtataaatgtaaaataaatagcaATAAGTGGTTGATTtcaaataatgaaaaacaACTCTTCTCCATTTTTTCTAGGAATGGATTTAGGGAAGGTTTGCCAAAACCTAAATCGGTTCAGACTAAATAATCTTAACTTTTatcattgtattatatatctataagtTTTGACTTATAATAAATAGCTTAAAAAGTCTAAAAGCTTActgtatattatgtatgtcAATATCAAttccattttaattaaatagttaattaattagattttaattaaaagtagtTGAGATTTAAGCCTTTAAGCAACTATAGTAAATAACAGATCATCATAATAGTCGTATTTTCACTGGCTGAACTTCATTTTAGATTAGACTTATCTTAGGTTTTTGGGACCTtttgttatagtatataatagtTTATATGAGTGACATGAATATTAGTAGAATTCaaaaatactaattttaaAGTTTGTAGGTCATTATATAACAAGTTACgtgtatataaaattcgtgcatagtacataaataaattacttagATTTTTTTTCATCCACTAATATAAGTCGTAAATAAACCGTGCATATCcatggaaaattatatttttatgaatataatttaagaaatagaaCCTATGgacaaaaatgttttatctattaaatattgtaaaaagtattgtacttttatatatttttgcatattgtaTGCActctttacattttttaattttctataaatgcataaaaatctacagAGTAGTGAAAAGATATGTATGCTCAGATTGTATAATATGCATAAATTTCCATATGCACAACTTTTAAAAAAACGATTTTCGCGTCttaaaactaatatttttgGATTTTTGGTCAAAAATTATCATATGTTATCAAAGAAGTCACAAATTTGGTGTGGCccaaaattaaattagttCTTTTTGCCAAACAAGGATTATGGAAAGATTAATGTTCAAACAAGTAGAAAATGCTGAATGGTGGGGTTGTAGATCTACCGCGCAGACGCGGCGCAACTTTCGATTGCATTCCATCTTATAATAACCGCGGTTtcgcaaatttatattcagtAATGCGCAGATTTATATTACAAAGCGGTAACTTATATCTGTTTTGAAAATCTATGTAAAAGGTATTCGCTTTTTAGTTAGTCGGAACCGGTATGTTATTGGGTCACGTTCGACAACACTTTCGTCTTCACAAGcatcgaaaaattaaaatctctATGATTATCtaatagtaaaaaaagaattttaaataaaatacagaagaaagaaatctaatatataaatatttaaaaaatcaggttaataataaaaagtaattatttaataaactttaAGTTCAGTACGCAAATGACTGtgtggaaaaaattatttggtaagtacgaatatttaatatattcaaattttcaaatttttgtacaatcttgccaaatattaatgaattttcaaGTAACTTCAAattatagtaatttataataatacaaattttaggCAAGTATCTTTTAGTGACCAACACTGTGAGTTGTGGTTTGATGATGGCGGCAGGGGATGTCCTTCAACAACGCAATGAATACTTGAGAAATCATAAATGTTTACCTACTAGAACATACGTTATGGCAGCGTCCCCAAATGcagaacaaaaatttcataactCAAAAGATTCTGACAAATATATGCACGATTATGTGAGGACTAAAAACATGACTATTGTGGGTCTACTTCAAGGTCCTTTTCATCACTGGTTCTACATGATTTTGGATAGGGTAGTTCCCGGGAAAACTGCACTCTCCGTTATCAAAAAGACCTGTCTAGACCAAAGTATAGCCAGTCCAACTTGTctaggaatattttttattggcCTTGGTCTTTTAGAACATCGCACTATGGAGGAGATTCGCGAGgaaatgaaactgaaattGTACGATACGTGGAAGgtacatgtatacatatatatatatatatatatacatacacatacacacaatTCGCTTTCCCgaactattattatatttccttcATGGCACATTCAagctatatatgtattataactgtaatttcctttttattctatttatgttcAGGTTGACTGTTGCTTTTGGCCTCCAACCCAGTGcattaatttcttattcgtACCTCTACACTATAGGGTGCTCTATATCAATTTTATGACAATGATCTATGACATTTTTCTATCATACATTAAATATGTAAGTTTAGATCACATGTCTAATTTTCGTACAAACCTCTTGATTAACTTTCTaacaaaatgtattaaatttatctttattattatataatttattaatgtatttattactttttctaTTGCAGGACGCgcagtataaataataaacatctCAGAGCTAGTCTGTTTTGcagattataaataattataattttttgtatgaTTATCCATAACTtgcttaatatatatattattttattattattttataatatatatttgtaaatatatgttaccaccgaataatacaaaatgtatCATATAGAATGTATAATACTCGATACGAAAGGAATGTtactgaaaataaagaaacatttgtttttgtataaaaagaaaagtatcgtttataattttaaaatcctATTATAGCTTATTAGTTGAAATTAGATGATAATTTTAAGCACGTGCTAATATTTATCAACAGTTGGCAACGAATAGAAACTAAACAAATGAACTACAGTTAAACATACCTAAAACATTCCAATGCTTATTTAACTTAATGCACTTATTTAATCATCGAGATTTACACTGGCGTCgaaagtttcgaaattttcgaTCTCTTAAGTCCGAATGAtgtttatcaatatttatagATGTGCAACCGTCTGATGCATCTTGGAGAAATTCTTATTCTGTTTCCTTATCGTCCGTTACAACAGTCCATCGGATGCAACATATTTATTAGAGTGACAGCTTTTGTTTGTCATTTGGCGACAATGGGATTACAAAACATCTTCTAAGCCGTCGGTCGCCAGCGAGCAAACAGCGATCATTCgcgtgtaaatataaataataaaccgAGCTAACAACAAACAAGACAGCCAGATAGATATCGATgcatttacaaaaattctattacaataaaaataaatattaaagggTAAAGAATTTTCTCTGGAGTCAATTTTTGTATCTAAATCTTAattgaaacaataataaaCCGTTTTATTTTGCTGTAGAGATTTcatattcgtttatttcttcTATGATTTGCATTAGTTTTAGCCAAATTTCTAGTTAATTACAagaatagaataatatttaaaaattatataaaatattttcagtaataaaATGATTGATCCGGCGCGATAAAATTTTCGAGGATTTGCATAATAATAGTCTAGTTTAATTAGAATCGAAATATGATTGATGATGATAACGATTCAATCAACTGcgaaaattatatcttttgtaATAGAAATTGCGTTAATATTGTTTGTTTACTGTTTATTAGCTTCTAAACAGATTTACTAGTCTACGTTAACAAAAGTTAGtgatcatatttatttttacataaaaaaaaacaaatacgaAAATAGATCCAATGTTTTTTCAAATAACTATATCTGTATCTATATTTCATAGttatagtaaaaatataaaaacagatAACAAAATGATATCAAAACATTTGTATAAGTAATGAAAGttgaataaatattcgtttacGAGTTATCCATGGTTAAATTGTTTGCGAAATGGAGGGAGGTCCAAAACTCGAGCAGTGCCAAGCAGCATTAAAGCTGGAAAAATTTcgcaaaatttttattgtcagacataaattataatttatattggCTCGTGGAAGTATTTGAATACtcgtagaaaacttttataaatatattacataatatattctgaaatttcattagcactgtaacgAGTCATGAGTCATGATTATTGTGATTACATGTAtgtattggtaaaatttggaacaaatctaaaaatgtatattttaggAAGTGGATATATGTGTGAGTGTGTATGTATGTTAGCGGTGCGGACGGCGCAAggttaaaaatgaaaactatTGTGAAACCGTTATCGTCGCGAAAAAGCCCAGGAAGAAAGAGTAACATCGGAGTCGGTTCATCACAACGACGGCTAATGCCCGGCGAGGATATTTGAACGCGTAATCGTTATGCTGATCAATCGGTATATACGTACGCCGGAATGAACAGGGGAGCTgcagaatagaaaattttagattAAAAAATCGAGAGTGAAAAAggcgttatattgtatagtagtatatcttgtatatattattttaaaaagttgagTCCACAGCAAAGTTATTTTCACTTTCTGTTCTCTCAACCTGTCTTACTCGTTTCTTGATCTTAGAATATAGAGAcgacaagatatttattgcactGATTTATTGCGGCATATACTTCCAAAGATCAGAAGACCATTATTCTTGTTGTATATTCAGCTTTAAATTaactaaatttttacaatatatgtCCTGTAAATTCTATATACATCTTCAGATTAGTTCCAACTTTTACTCATATAATCACAATAGTCttagatttgaaattttctgtgCTAGGTGTACCAATACTTTCACGATCcttgtatatttaacattgataaatttaaaaatatacattttcgtcGAAAATATCCTAACCTTAACAGTTTGTTTACCGgccaaatttatttcatacgaAATTGAATGAAGTttgtagaaataataaaaaatactatttCTGACTAATCTAATTGTTAAAAGATATCCAATTACGACTTAATTCTTAACTAAAATATGCAGTTTATTTACATAGATATATCGAAACATGtgatatgtaaaaatactttaaaaattaaatatagaaaaatgtagaaacaGATTAATAAATTACCGCTTCCAATTGTATACATTGTCGTTTTTCCAGTCCATTTCTGGAATTTTTTTGAATGATATGCAACATATAAGCCGGAACCAATAAGACCGCAGCCACTGAAAATTCTACAGCCCAAACAATCACGGTTTCGATTGTTAATCATGCTCTTTACAGTAGATGTTTCCTGCATTTTTcactttataataatataatataaaatttctaaaccATATACGAAGGAACTTTTTTCAAAACAATCAGCTTACGACGATTTTATGTAGGTTATGTTTAAATTACCACGTTCacaataaatcgaaataaatcgaTCTttgattcaaatttttaaaataatatactagcatattatattatagcttatatttaaataataaagattaagaatgtatattaaacttttattataggttaataaataaaa
Proteins encoded in this region:
- the Trmt6 gene encoding tRNA methyltransferase 6 non-catalytic subunit, with translation MCENEDDIITVGKYVIIKKLNFKKIYKVTMNGILMLGKDAVQMHEIIGKPFWTTFEMVQVKGGKRTYSLKEVVETESLNDLLSELPSGSDNRSIIDDGTSQKLSKEQILQLQESGKSGKEIVGSLIENNKSFLERTEYSQEKYLKKKEQKYLRYITIWKPSINLLHDIYFKLDHNKIGNLRMDSLAQLLSYSDVQSDGLYILYDSGSYGLPAAAMLNRIGSNTKGHLINLHPGNDPQVALINAMNFPKEQSDRLHNVNIYGFLRLYYQGASAVLDKISKKAYNDNINEVKKVKSKNDENHINKQLTQVEEEIGMKEETLDNNELNDEIKHSIGMEEKNLDDNESNDEIKHSIGEKEKNLGNNESNDKTKHSTDMKEANSDIVNELDEDVKHSTNGSLKRKRNESDKCKSAKLTPAKKPKWLPKTQEAVDLVNGSKARGLVIIAREHPLNIVIALLPFLGPSRPFVIYHVHREPLLETYMTLKQKQNVINLKLFSNFLRSYQVLPDRTHPDILTSDTGGYLLSGYLVQ
- the Eif2bgamma gene encoding eukaryotic translation initiation factor 2B subunit gamma; this translates as MFPYKEFQAVVLAAGGGSRMTELTRSQYKCLLPIGNVPMLWYPLQLLERVGFKEAIVIISEYMERNVSLALSDLNLKIKTDIVAVKNAEDLGTADSIRLIHEKIHTDFLVISCDLITDVDICEILNLYRKHNASITALMLPVPKIPDGFVTPGPKNKQKPETDLIGICNETGRLIFLASASDFEETIKISQTFLQKHPSFTMHSKLMDSHLYVINKWVLNFLVQNKNFTTLKGELLPYIVRKQFSKPSKQCTDDKNASVVQMNLKDDIYHFAIEKPLDELIRKMSAYNDHGTDLEDAYHGDIIRCYAHIGNGKFGLRTNTIQMYHLANTKISEWWNNNNDGQSPVPIIAPTATIRSTQMQDCYVDNNALIEEKTSLKHTHIGPNVTIESKTRISQSVLMESANVKQRCVIQNCILGSGCVIEEGSELKDCIVGYKHVVPSGSQYSRDVLTDANDLIVI
- the Rpl37-1 gene encoding ribosomal protein L37-1 isoform X1, which codes for MTKGTSSFGKRRNKTHTLCRRCGRSSYHIQKSQCAQCGYPQRKMRSYNWSIKAKRRKTTGTGRMRYLKIVRRKFKNGFREGLPKPKSVQTK
- the LOC139994680 gene encoding mpv17-like protein 2; translation: MTVWKKLFGKYLLVTNTVSCGLMMAAGDVLQQRNEYLRNHKCLPTRTYVMAASPNAEQKFHNSKDSDKYMHDYVRTKNMTIVGLLQGPFHHWFYMILDRVVPGKTALSVIKKTCLDQSIASPTCLGIFFIGLGLLEHRTMEEIREEMKLKLYDTWKVDCCFWPPTQCINFLFVPLHYRVLYINFMTMIYDIFLSYIKYDAQYK
- the LOC141445883 gene encoding uncharacterized protein, with the translated sequence MQETSTVKSMINNRNRDCLGCRIFSGCGLIGSGLYVAYHSKKFQKWTGKTTMYTIGSALMLLGTARVLDLPPFRKQFNHG